The DNA window TACCAGACACCGTGCATGAGGGTGTCCTCCTTGAAGTGCCGCCATTGCTTCCACTTCCCTCTATGCGGCTTATTTTAGGGGTTGGTGGGCCATCAGTGTCTCGATCTTCACCACCCGAACCTCCACCACCTGTCATACCTCCATCCCTGGTTTCAGTAGCCATTTCACATGCACGGGAAATGATGTCTTCATGCTGGTAGGCTGGCACTGAACGTAGCTTGATTTGTGGGTCCAGGATCATGGCGACCTGGTGAGCGCGTTCAACCTGGAGACAAAGAAACTATTTAGTGACTCGCAGTCCTTCATAAAACCAATTATTCACATGTATTTCCCCCTTACTAGAGCTGTGTACttgaaatgcaaaaaacatgatTACAAATATGACATGACAATTTGTGTCAGCTTTTGGTGCTTGGAGGTCATTGCAATCACTGAGCACTCAGCTCTAGTAAGGGGAAAGTACATTTGTAATcatgtttacttattttcaattaaaaatccCTGCATATCATAATTCACAACGTTGGCTTCtgtatgttaaaataaaaacaaggttttGAAGGGTAATGACTTTAAATATTACTGTAATAAACAGAACCCAGCTTGCACAATTTCCTTTTTATAGCATAATAATTATAGCATTTTACAAACTTATGCAAAAGCAATACCAGTTCAGTACCTTAAAGTTTTCCTTTAGTGCTTCTAGGAAGTAGTGGCAGAGTTTGCTAGCCGTGCCAGTTCCAGCCTCCCCTGCTTTAGATGTGAAAAACTTCTCCAAGCGAAGGTAGACAGGCAGCACCTGCTGTAAGGTTGGTCTCCTCTGGCTGCTCAGCTCCAGAGCTGCCAGGCGCAGAGGTGCCAACAGACAAGCCAGCGTGCCGAGCAGATGCTTGTTGAGACCTTGGAGCAGTGGAGCCGTGGACTTGCTGCGTCCATAAGCCTCACAGATCTGTTCAAAGTGGGCATGGACCTGCAGAAGAGCTTCAGCCATGCGATCCCAGCAAGGAGGAGTGGGGCACTGTGCGGGGCTGCCCTGTGAACCTTCATCAGCTGTGCTTGTGGATGTGTTGGTGCACTGTTCCTCACGGAGAGACAGTGTAGTGGAGGAGGCGATATCTCTGCAAGTTGAGAGAAGTTCGGCCAACTCATTCAGACCTCGAGCCTGGAGACTGCGCTTCCCGAGGACAGCCTGGACAACAGCACCGAGTGAACACCCAGCGCATCGCAAGCATATCCTCCCCCGGCCACCGCCACCCAGAGGTGATCCAGCAAATCCTGCCGCCCACACCCGGGGCTCCGAGACATACACAGTGCGAATGTCTGACATGACAAACTCTGAGAGCACATTCTGGACCCAGTGGTGAATCTGCTCAGGTCCCTCCCTAAGCTCAGCCTCCCTTACGCCAAGCACATAGCGCTTCAGTCTCGACCCCTCCACCTGGTAGGCTGTGAGAACAAAGCAAGCATCTGGTCCGGATGTCTGGGCGTGGCAGGTGACGGCGATGCCAAGTGAGGAGTTTGAGCCTAGAGCACACGTGACCTTGACTTTGACTTGGTTGTACATGCGGGGCAGCTGACGCAGTGCCAAGGCACTCATGTTGCCAAGAGCATCACGGGTAGAGTAGGCACCATGACGAGCACCAGTATCCACGAAGGTTTGTGCCAACTTCAGGAAGTCCTTGCTGTTAAGCACGTTTAGCATGCTCAGATCTGAACACATTACCCGTAAAAGACGCTCAGCCACCTGCTGTCGCTCCTTCTCAGGTAGTCCATTATTTTCTGCGGTACAGCAGATGGAtgataagaaaacacacaaacacaagacagatAATTAGTTGGATGGTAACTATAATTTGATACATTGACAGAAAACACTGTCAGAAAATTTTGAGGTATTaacatggaaagagaaaaagcacAGAAGAACACTGCAAGATATGTAAGTTTTTCTCTCTGCCCAAAtcaccatctgtgtgtgtgggattacTGCAGAGCAAGATACAGGAGAGGAATTGCTTTCATTGTAAGGTCTGCATGGCACCGCCAAAGGTGAGCATTTGTTGAGGTGAGAAGTCGTATAAGCTGCTCACCACCAGTAGCATCTTCATCACtatcatctgacatcagatgcctcgccaaagagaagcagttgcAGCCATCGCGTTAGAGGTTATCATGATATATGTGTTCAATACTCTAATGTGGCGCTCGAAAGATGCTATAAAAACTAAAGAGGCCCTTGATAAGAAACACCCCTGGTATGGAGTTTATACTTAAGATGTTTTGAATTATATTCACTTGAGACAAAGGTTTACCTTCTGGTACggtataaatgaaaaataacctaAATATCAGAGAAATATAGCAATAAAGTTTTCCACATATATTATACAGATACAATAGATAtacagacaggaaataaagggaGACAGGGGGGTATGGAATCCAACTAATATCCCTACTGAGAATCAAACACAAGGACATTGCAGCTATATGGTAAATCTCTTCACCACCAAGGCACCATAATAACAAAGTATTCGAAGAATCGCAAGGAGTTCACACCTTTTCATATCTCTATATAAACAATAACTAAAAAAGCCTGCAATAAATATGGTTGATGGCAGAACTTACGGCTGAGTGTGTGGTTTCTCTGGGAAATACTCTGAGGCTGGATTTGTAGTTTAACTGAGGAATGGGCCGGAGCCTGAGAACCTCTCCACAGCTGCTCCTGAGGACCCGTGGCTGAGGAGGTTTTGGGAGACTCCCCTTTGGTGTGGTTCTCATTGTCAgctgaggagacacagaggagcaaGATCGAGCACAGGCGATGATATTGTACAAATTCAATGGAGAATAAATGAGATACATGAAAAAAGTAAAGGATAAAATCATGACAGAAAAATCaaaaaaggagacagagaaagtctGAGTAGAAAGTCGGCCTCCCTGAATATTTCATGGACAAATTACGCTTTAGAAGTAGATAGTaaatattttcaattcaatCTTTCAATTTAATCTATTTTTGTCTCAGTCAATTCTCAAACAAGATCAgtagcttttctttttattaaatgaAGTCAAACTCACATCAATTATACCATCATCTAGTGTAAAAATAGTGTAGTATATTCTGTTTTCCTTGACAAGAGTATTTTAAAAGTGTCCAGATAACAGAAAGGCAACATAATTCATATAAACAGGTAAACAAACCACACAACAATAATTTATCCAGTAAAAATACCAAACATAGTTACAGcttgttaaatatttatcatATCACTATAACATTAGTATTTGATCTTATTTTAGTGCACTGGTACTTTTTGTCATGACTTTCAGCTGTGATTGTTTGACATTGGAGATGGTCTTTATTTTTGACATTCTCAATACTAGTGAATTAGTTCATATAACACATAACTAAGTGTTTTCTGAATGTTTGAATGGCGTTGTATGATGCACTAAACAAAAAACGTATCCTGCAGCCTCAGATCCAGATCTGCAACAACCCTCATTACTCATTGATGTATTCAATGGAACTATACAAATGTTGTATTGTGTACAACAGTTCTATGAACAAAGCCTCAGTAAACAATAAAAGGATTACGTGTAATTGTACAGACTTTCACATGCATTGCAGCCTCTGAGGGTATGTTCACATTCTGCATTCATCTCCCTGTCGAGCTTAACATGCATTTGTAGTCATGGACTCACCAGCATGGGACTGCATGTGCTCCAGCAGGTTGTTGTAGAACTGGAACTGGATGCCACAGGCACCACAAGTGTAGGGTTCTAAAAAATCACAAGGTCCAGAAGAGTGTTGACTCTTGGTTGGAggcaaaagtaaaaaatactgcGCGTCTGTCCACCTACTAGCCTCTGTTATCCCTGATCTATACTGGATCTCTGCCATAGGGAGCAGCTCTGAGAGTCAGTCCAAACAAGATGAGGTAGGTTGTTTTTAAGCCCAAATCTAAATCCCATATTTTGCGTTTGATGTCCAAAGTTTGAATTTGGTTGGAGACCTGTTTTGGATGTAAACCACCTCCAACACCCGTCCCTTCATTTACTGTCTTTTCTCTACTATATCATATCTAATAAATGCAAGAATGTTTACATCTTAAAATTGAAGcatttaaagaatttaaaactGCTTATCCAGCGAATGCTTAGCTGTCGGTCAGCACAAGACAAAATCTACTGTGTGTCTGAACATAATCCAGATGTACCATGACACTAATGGTGGTAATGTAGCTAAATGTAAAACATCTGTATTACCACAGTGGATCACAGAGAAAACTATTTGTGCAAAACAATGACAGGTTAACAAAAACTAAAGCATACCAGGAAAAAAGGTGAAATGAGAAGGAGTGCAGCATGCGTATGTCGTTTTGAGCAGGAAGGTGGGGTGGGACTTACTCGGTGTTGTAGAGAAGGATGTGGCCACCAGAGGGCTCGGGGTTCCTGCAGACAAGAAGACAGAGCAAAGAAGAGTGTCACATGGAGCCTCTCTCTACTGCTCTTTCCAATAATAATTCAGTATATTTAACATGTACTTATGCAAGGCTGATTTACAATCAAAGAGCATCTGCTTTACATCTCTGTGATACAGAAACTTTGATCAGTGGTAGTtggtgatgtaaactgtgtagTTTGTATAACTGAAAGTcattttggataaaagcgtAAAATGAGTGAATGTAAATTTAATGTCATTATATTACAGGTACAAATTGAATGATTTTAGCCTTTTTTTTAACCTGCATTTGGCTTTCTTCTGATTTTTTGGTTGgacttttaatttccttttgtggAGAATTCTTCTATTAGTTTTTGGCTGTTTTGCTGCCAGAGTTGAGTGTCTTAGATCTCATGAGTATTTTTGCCAGCCTACTCACCTGCCAACTGCCTGTGAGCCTgcttattttaattaaatatttatcttgCCTTTTCGGACGACTGCAACCAGGGTTTTGAAAACCGTGGGTGTGAGTTGATCTCATCAGATTTCTACTTTAATATTGGAGATTGACGTACAGAAACAAGTGACTTCACTTTCTTCTAATTTAATGCAACTGACTCTAAACCAGTGAGAAAAGCAGTTGTCAGAGTTAAAGGTGATGCATAATGTGTGTTCAACAATGTCACCATCTTCATGTGTGAATGAAGAGTaggataataatgataacagaGCTCTTGGACCTGAGTTCTAAATAGTAACAACTGATGCAAGGTAGGTCAAGCAAACCTCTACATACATCCTCTATTCCCACTTGATCTCAATTTTCAGGCAGAGCAACAGTTGCAAAACGCCAACATTTACACATTCCTGCATATTAGTTTGTATATTCTATATGAATGACACCGCTTTTTCAccgggagatatttgttttctttttgtttatttcattaatttttgcgtctgtcacgagttagaagcatcatcaacccccccactcgcTCACAGTGAACAAAGCGGATTCTCCTGGATAtctacggacattatactaggaggccaggcggTCTCACTCAGACaattgcgttcacacatgcacctcctctggagaaaatacagaggatctgcagagttcagtgcatgtctgaaagctgcttaaGTGGCTCAGTGCTCACCGCTTGAATTCTGCGAGCTGTTTGTGTCGACCAGACTCGACTGAATCGCACTCTCCAGTTTCCGCCTGAATGGACTGTCTGttggtgaaaacacagcagaaacaaTGAGGGACATGGCCATGCTAAATAATGTGGATAGcattttttaattcaagttaTTAACTACACATCAGTTACGATGGAGCCAAGTCAATGACATGCAATTTACACTTAATTTTAGTTTAGCATGCAAATCAATCACACTAACAGGCTTGACAAAGGATCCAAATGttcatattacatttaaatatgggTTTAATTCTGCTTCTTCATTCCATCTTATTGACCCACTTCtaagatgtgagtgtgtgcgatgCTTTAAATAGTTCTTTATGGCAGAGAGCTTCTTCGCAGAGAGATTGGGGGGATTCATGTGCCACAAAATACAGAACCGGTAGAGAGAAGAATCAGTGATTTGTgacaactggaaaaaaacagatttggCAAACGGTTATCTAAAACTGCCTGCATTATTGACAATTGACGATAAGcaatatataaaaatgataatttcaCATTATTGTATTAATGTATTAAATTCATTTCTAAGTTGActagaaataagaaaataggTTTAAAGTGACAAACattctgtaaaaaaatacaaattaagaTGTCACCtgtattaaatgtaattttttaaacaattttcATGTGGGTAGGTGCTTAAGGCAAtaggaaaaaaatcaatcataaaaaggaaaaaattatTCACTTAAGGTTATTAGTTTTCCAGGAATACGGTGAAGGCCAATGTGACCCAGAACTTCTCAAATCTCTGAAGGTCCACTTACATCCTTATTTTCTGGCTCAGTACAACATACTTAAACCATTGTGTGGTCCATTTTCAATGTGCTCTCACAGCAGGGCTGATATTATTGTGCCCTCAAACTCAGGTCTGGCAATATCATGACTGCTGCTGTACTCGTGAGTCACTCTGCCGTTTTTCAGCAGTTCAGGCAGGCAGGTGTTTGGTTTCTAATCaaattgagttttatttttgtcattttaccaACATTAATCTGCTAAACTTGACTTATTCCAACAACTGTATAATTTATCATCTCAGCATCTACAGTCAATTACAAAACATTCAGCTTCTACATCAACACTGGCAAATATAATGGATAAGATgtggaaatgtaaatgtaaaaataaatgtctttgtcGTGAGCTTTGGCTGATATATCGGTGTCAGTTTTGTCATCAGCACCCAAAAACCCTCATCAGTCAGGCTTAGGTAAATATTCTTCTTCTACTGTTCTAGGGCTTCACAAATTGTCAAGGTGCATCTTggtagtgtgtctgtgtctgaagtATAAATGTTCAGCCTAAAGAGTTATGAGGGACGAACACTTTGGGAAGGACACAATCAATCAAACCTTACTGAAAAATGTAAGAGGAGATAAAATGATTGCTTACTTTTTATCTTGGCAGCTTGGCTGTGGCCAAATTTACTCATGTCTATACTACCACATTCCTGTACCCGGGATGCCTTCATATCAAAGGACCCTGCAACAAGAAATGTTCTCAGAGTTACTTAGAGATAGTGTGAGACATTAAAAACCAACATTCCtccataacatataagtataaAGGGTTATACATgtacagaagaaaaataatggCCGAAGTAAGGACTCAAAATTCTGCGTAAGAATTGTTCTAATCCCTCGCATAGCAGCTTAAGCATTGACAAAACCAGCTCACCCATCGGTGTGTGAAGAGCGACGTGCTCCTGGTATGGATTGAAGTACTTGTACTGCTTCCCACAGAACTCGCAAACATAGCTCCCAGTTTCTagagacaagaaaacacacaaacaatgctttgttttcattcatatcagtgctgatgaaaaaaaatctgtgtcatATCAATCAAGATTCAATTTGTTGGATTagttgtgttaaaaaaaaaaaggggagatGATTATTTAGGTAATTGTGCCTTATGAGGgagaagcagaaaataaaaagtcctAACAGAGTGCGAAAGAGAAGAATGCTGGTGATCCTGAGCTTTTCCCGACTGATAATTGTCAtctaaaaatatacatttagcaataataaaataaacacagtggTCTCCCTGCATAGTGTGTAGAGGTTCTCACTATCTCCCCCCAATCAGTAGGATTCATTAGTGCAGTGACAAGTGCAGGCTTCCCACCTGCGAACACTGCCAATTGTGTTTGAAGGGACACCCGCTGCCGTCGATTGAACCCACGGTCTCTGAAGAGGTGGGCGAGTGCTTTTTCCCCTGCGAAGGAGGACTTTTGGACTCATGTTCTGAAACCTTTCCAGTGCGGAGTTAGCTCATATGCTTAGTGTTATTTTTTGAAACATGGATCATCTCCACGGCTTAAGGCTTTCATTACAAACTGTGTCCAAAACACTCAGTTGGACACAGGTGGACTCAAGCTGTCCATGTGTAATGGGAGTTTCAATGCCAAGTTAACATATGGTTTAACTcagatttcttttaaataatcatCAGGATATGACCttaatcaaatatcaaataacTGTCAAATAATGTGTTACAAATGATCCCAATTGGGTCGTTTCTTTTGCAGTGTTTATCAACACAAAGCGGTGAAAAGC is part of the Paralichthys olivaceus isolate ysfri-2021 chromosome 18, ASM2471397v2, whole genome shotgun sequence genome and encodes:
- the znf618 gene encoding zinc finger protein 618 isoform X3, which codes for MSAQEAPNPGKEPADSGSAATDGPSPTLASATKTTSPAPVTVKKEPGTSETSNGKVGDANPAEICVVIGGNDGGASGGGSRRAPTEGMFALGTPPPTKSTDSCIGSYVCGVCGKKYKYYNCFQTHVRAHRESEAMITDTLPQTPNNSFRYSCDICGKKYKYYSCFQEHRDLHAVDDPYEQVVLPVDGLKDEEPVEPYQKIGPREKALAHLFRDRGFNRRQRVSLQTQLAVFAETGSYVCEFCGKQYKYFNPYQEHVALHTPMGSFDMKASRVQECGSIDMSKFGHSQAAKIKNSPFRRKLESAIQSSLVDTNSSQNSSGTPSPLVATSFSTTPTDNENHTKGESPKTSSATGPQEQLWRGSQAPAHSSVKLQIQPQSISQRNHTLSQNNGLPEKERQQVAERLLRVMCSDLSMLNVLNSKDFLKLAQTFVDTGARHGAYSTRDALGNMSALALRQLPRMYNQVKVKVTCALGSNSSLGIAVTCHAQTSGPDACFVLTAYQVEGSRLKRYVLGVREAELREGPEQIHHWVQNVLSEFVMSDIRTVYVSEPRVWAAGFAGSPLGGGGRGRICLRCAGCSLGAVVQAVLGKRSLQARGLNELAELLSTCRDIASSTTLSLREEQCTNTSTSTADEGSQGSPAQCPTPPCWDRMAEALLQVHAHFEQICEAYGRSKSTAPLLQGLNKHLLGTLACLLAPLRLAALELSSQRRPTLQQVLPVYLRLEKFFTSKAGEAGTGTASKLCHYFLEALKENFKVERAHQVAMILDPQIKLRSVPAYQHEDIISRACEMATETRDGGMTGGGGSGGEDRDTDGPPTPKISRIEGSGSNGGTSRRTPSCTVSGSDESQSQVRQEIFQYLAEPLLQGTPDLLQYWSSAVGDKFPRLARLALWLLAVPAVGIRGECVTVCEQSLAMKRRQQVTTEEMNKLIFLRSNMG
- the znf618 gene encoding zinc finger protein 618 isoform X5, translating into MSAQEAPNPGKEPADSGSAATDGPSPTLASATKTTSPAPVTVKKEPGTSETSNGKVGDANPAEICVVIGGNDGGASGGGSRRAPTEGMFALGTPPPTKSTDSCIGSYVCGVCGKKYKYYNCFQTHVRAHRESEAMITDTLPQTPNNSFRYSCDICGKKYKYYSCFQEHRDLHAVDDPYEQVVLPVDGLKDEEPVEPYQKIGPKTGSYVCEFCGKQYKYFNPYQEHVALHTPMGSFDMKASRVQECGSIDMSKFGHSQAAKIKNSPFRRKLESAIQSSLVDTNSSQNSSGTPSPLVATSFSTTPKPYTCGACGIQFQFYNNLLEHMQSHAADNENHTKGESPKTSSATGPQEQLWRGSQAPAHSSVKLQIQPQSISQRNHTLSQNNGLPEKERQQVAERLLRVMCSDLSMLNVLNSKDFLKLAQTFVDTGARHGAYSTRDALGNMSALALRQLPRMYNQVKVKVTCALGSNSSLGIAVTCHAQTSGPDACFVLTAYQVEGSRLKRYVLGVREAELREGPEQIHHWVQNVLSEFVMSDIRTVYVSEPRVWAAGFAGSPLGGGGRGRICLRCAGCSLGAVVQAVLGKRSLQARGLNELAELLSTCRDIASSTTLSLREEQCTNTSTSTADEGSQGSPAQCPTPPCWDRMAEALLQVHAHFEQICEAYGRSKSTAPLLQGLNKHLLGTLACLLAPLRLAALELSSQRRPTLQQVLPVYLRLEKFFTSKAGEAGTGTASKLCHYFLEALKENFKVERAHQVAMILDPQIKLRSVPAYQHEDIISRACEMATETRDGGMTGGGGSGGEDRDTDGPPTPKISRIEGSGSNGGTSRRTPSCTVSGSDESQSQVRQEIFQYLAEPLLQGTPDLLQYWSSAVGDKFPRLARLALWLLAVPAVGIRGECVTVCEQSLAMKRRQQVTTEEMNKLIFLRSNMG
- the znf618 gene encoding zinc finger protein 618 isoform X4: MSAQEAPNPGKEPADSGSAATDGPSPTLASATKTTSPAPVTVKKEPGTSETSNGKVGDANPAEICVVIGGNDGGASGGGSRRAPTEGMFALGTPPPTKSTDSCIGSYVCGVCGKKYKYYNCFQTHVRAHRESEAMITDTLPQTPNNSFRYSCDICGKKYKYYSCFQEHRDLHAVDDPYEQVVLPVDGLKDEEPVEPYQKIGPREKALAHLFRDRGFNRRQRVSLQTQLAVFAETGSYVCEFCGKQYKYFNPYQEHVALHTPMGSFDMKASRVQECGSIDMSKFGHSQAAKIKRTPSPLVATSFSTTPKPYTCGACGIQFQFYNNLLEHMQSHAADNENHTKGESPKTSSATGPQEQLWRGSQAPAHSSVKLQIQPQSISQRNHTLSQNNGLPEKERQQVAERLLRVMCSDLSMLNVLNSKDFLKLAQTFVDTGARHGAYSTRDALGNMSALALRQLPRMYNQVKVKVTCALGSNSSLGIAVTCHAQTSGPDACFVLTAYQVEGSRLKRYVLGVREAELREGPEQIHHWVQNVLSEFVMSDIRTVYVSEPRVWAAGFAGSPLGGGGRGRICLRCAGCSLGAVVQAVLGKRSLQARGLNELAELLSTCRDIASSTTLSLREEQCTNTSTSTADEGSQGSPAQCPTPPCWDRMAEALLQVHAHFEQICEAYGRSKSTAPLLQGLNKHLLGTLACLLAPLRLAALELSSQRRPTLQQVLPVYLRLEKFFTSKAGEAGTGTASKLCHYFLEALKENFKVERAHQVAMILDPQIKLRSVPAYQHEDIISRACEMATETRDGGMTGGGGSGGEDRDTDGPPTPKISRIEGSGSNGGTSRRTPSCTVSGSDESQSQVRQEIFQYLAEPLLQGTPDLLQYWSSAVGDKFPRLARLALWLLAVPAVGIRGECVTVCEQSLAMKRRQQVTTEEMNKLIFLRSNMG
- the znf618 gene encoding zinc finger protein 618 isoform X8, translated to MSAQEAPNPGKEPADSGSAATDGPSPTLASATKTTSPAPVTVKKEPGTSETSNGKVGDANPAEICVVIGGNDGGASGGGSRRAPTEGMFALGTPPPTKSTDSCIGSYVCGVCGKKYKYYNCFQTHVRAHRESEAMITDTLPQTPNNSFRYSCDICGKKYKYYSCFQEHRDLHAVDDPYEQVVLPVDGLKDEEPVEPYQKIGPKTGSYVCEFCGKQYKYFNPYQEHVALHTPMGSFDMKASRVQECGSIDMSKFGHSQAAKIKNSPFRRKLESAIQSSLVDTNSSQNSSGTPSPLVATSFSTTPTDNENHTKGESPKTSSATGPQEQLWRGSQAPAHSSVKLQIQPQSISQRNHTLSQNNGLPEKERQQVAERLLRVMCSDLSMLNVLNSKDFLKLAQTFVDTGARHGAYSTRDALGNMSALALRQLPRMYNQVKVKVTCALGSNSSLGIAVTCHAQTSGPDACFVLTAYQVEGSRLKRYVLGVREAELREGPEQIHHWVQNVLSEFVMSDIRTVYVSEPRVWAAGFAGSPLGGGGRGRICLRCAGCSLGAVVQAVLGKRSLQARGLNELAELLSTCRDIASSTTLSLREEQCTNTSTSTADEGSQGSPAQCPTPPCWDRMAEALLQVHAHFEQICEAYGRSKSTAPLLQGLNKHLLGTLACLLAPLRLAALELSSQRRPTLQQVLPVYLRLEKFFTSKAGEAGTGTASKLCHYFLEALKENFKVERAHQVAMILDPQIKLRSVPAYQHEDIISRACEMATETRDGGMTGGGGSGGEDRDTDGPPTPKISRIEGSGSNGGTSRRTPSCTVSGSDESQSQVRQEIFQYLAEPLLQGTPDLLQYWSSAVGDKFPRLARLALWLLAVPAVGIRGECVTVCEQSLAMKRRQQVTTEEMNKLIFLRSNMG
- the znf618 gene encoding zinc finger protein 618 isoform X7; its protein translation is MSAQEAPNPGKEPADSGSAATDGPSPTLASATKTTSPAPVTVKKEPGTSETSNGKVGDANPAEICVVIGGNDGGASGGGSRRAPTEGMFALGTPPPTKSTDSCIGSYVCGVCGKKYKYYNCFQTHVRAHRESEAMITDTLPQTPNNSFRYSCDICGKKYKYYSCFQEHRDLHAVDDPYEQVVLPVDGLKDEEPVEPYQKIGPREKALAHLFRDRGFNRRQRVSLQTQLAVFAETGSYVCEFCGKQYKYFNPYQEHVALHTPMGSFDMKASRVQECGSIDMSKFGHSQAAKIKRTPSPLVATSFSTTPTDNENHTKGESPKTSSATGPQEQLWRGSQAPAHSSVKLQIQPQSISQRNHTLSQNNGLPEKERQQVAERLLRVMCSDLSMLNVLNSKDFLKLAQTFVDTGARHGAYSTRDALGNMSALALRQLPRMYNQVKVKVTCALGSNSSLGIAVTCHAQTSGPDACFVLTAYQVEGSRLKRYVLGVREAELREGPEQIHHWVQNVLSEFVMSDIRTVYVSEPRVWAAGFAGSPLGGGGRGRICLRCAGCSLGAVVQAVLGKRSLQARGLNELAELLSTCRDIASSTTLSLREEQCTNTSTSTADEGSQGSPAQCPTPPCWDRMAEALLQVHAHFEQICEAYGRSKSTAPLLQGLNKHLLGTLACLLAPLRLAALELSSQRRPTLQQVLPVYLRLEKFFTSKAGEAGTGTASKLCHYFLEALKENFKVERAHQVAMILDPQIKLRSVPAYQHEDIISRACEMATETRDGGMTGGGGSGGEDRDTDGPPTPKISRIEGSGSNGGTSRRTPSCTVSGSDESQSQVRQEIFQYLAEPLLQGTPDLLQYWSSAVGDKFPRLARLALWLLAVPAVGIRGECVTVCEQSLAMKRRQQVTTEEMNKLIFLRSNMG
- the znf618 gene encoding zinc finger protein 618 isoform X1, with amino-acid sequence MSAQEAPNPGKEPADSGSAATDGPSPTLASATKTTSPAPVTVKKEPGTSETSNGKVGDANPAEICVVIGGNDGGASGGGSRRAPTEGMFALGTPPPTKSTDSCIGSYVCGVCGKKYKYYNCFQTHVRAHRESEAMITDTLPQTPNNSFRYSCDICGKKYKYYSCFQEHRDLHAVDDPYEQVVLPVDGLKDEEPVEPYQKIGPREKALAHLFRDRGFNRRQRVSLQTQLAVFAETGSYVCEFCGKQYKYFNPYQEHVALHTPMGSFDMKASRVQECGSIDMSKFGHSQAAKIKNSPFRRKLESAIQSSLVDTNSSQNSSGTPSPLVATSFSTTPKPYTCGACGIQFQFYNNLLEHMQSHAADNENHTKGESPKTSSATGPQEQLWRGSQAPAHSSVKLQIQPQSISQRNHTLSQNNGLPEKERQQVAERLLRVMCSDLSMLNVLNSKDFLKLAQTFVDTGARHGAYSTRDALGNMSALALRQLPRMYNQVKVKVTCALGSNSSLGIAVTCHAQTSGPDACFVLTAYQVEGSRLKRYVLGVREAELREGPEQIHHWVQNVLSEFVMSDIRTVYVSEPRVWAAGFAGSPLGGGGRGRICLRCAGCSLGAVVQAVLGKRSLQARGLNELAELLSTCRDIASSTTLSLREEQCTNTSTSTADEGSQGSPAQCPTPPCWDRMAEALLQVHAHFEQICEAYGRSKSTAPLLQGLNKHLLGTLACLLAPLRLAALELSSQRRPTLQQVLPVYLRLEKFFTSKAGEAGTGTASKLCHYFLEALKENFKVERAHQVAMILDPQIKLRSVPAYQHEDIISRACEMATETRDGGMTGGGGSGGEDRDTDGPPTPKISRIEGSGSNGGTSRRTPSCTVSGSDESQSQVRQEIFQYLAEPLLQGTPDLLQYWSSAVGDKFPRLARLALWLLAVPAVGIRGECVTVCEQSLAMKRRQQVTTEEMNKLIFLRSNMG
- the znf618 gene encoding zinc finger protein 618 isoform X9, with translation MSAQEAPNPGKEPADSGSAATDGPSPTLASATKTTSPAPVTVKKEPGTSETSNGKVGDANPAEICVVIGGNDGGASGGGSRRAPTEGMFALGTPPPTKSTDSCIGSYVCGVCGKKYKYYNCFQTHVRAHRESEAMITDTLPQTPNNSFRYSCDICGKKYKYYSCFQEHRDLHAVDDPYEQVVLPVDGLKDEEPVEPYQKIGPKTGSYVCEFCGKQYKYFNPYQEHVALHTPMGSFDMKASRVQECGSIDMSKFGHSQAAKIKRTPSPLVATSFSTTPKPYTCGACGIQFQFYNNLLEHMQSHAADNENHTKGESPKTSSATGPQEQLWRGSQAPAHSSVKLQIQPQSISQRNHTLSQNNGLPEKERQQVAERLLRVMCSDLSMLNVLNSKDFLKLAQTFVDTGARHGAYSTRDALGNMSALALRQLPRMYNQVKVKVTCALGSNSSLGIAVTCHAQTSGPDACFVLTAYQVEGSRLKRYVLGVREAELREGPEQIHHWVQNVLSEFVMSDIRTVYVSEPRVWAAGFAGSPLGGGGRGRICLRCAGCSLGAVVQAVLGKRSLQARGLNELAELLSTCRDIASSTTLSLREEQCTNTSTSTADEGSQGSPAQCPTPPCWDRMAEALLQVHAHFEQICEAYGRSKSTAPLLQGLNKHLLGTLACLLAPLRLAALELSSQRRPTLQQVLPVYLRLEKFFTSKAGEAGTGTASKLCHYFLEALKENFKVERAHQVAMILDPQIKLRSVPAYQHEDIISRACEMATETRDGGMTGGGGSGGEDRDTDGPPTPKISRIEGSGSNGGTSRRTPSCTVSGSDESQSQVRQEIFQYLAEPLLQGTPDLLQYWSSAVGDKFPRLARLALWLLAVPAVGIRGECVTVCEQSLAMKRRQQVTTEEMNKLIFLRSNMG